TGGCGCAGCTTGGTAGCGCACGTCGTTCGGGACGACGGGGTCGCAGGTTCAAATCCTGTCATCCCGACAAATTGCCCCGGAACAACGTTGAGAAATCAACGAGGTTCCGGGGCTTTCTTGTTTCAGTCCAGGGCTTCGCGCCCGTGCCGTTCCTATTTCGATTTGGAAAGCGGTGTTCCGGCGACCGGTGTGGGGAGTCGGCCCGGCCGGAACCGGCGCATGAATCCCCACCGAAGCACCGCATAGAGCGCCTCCAACACGATCGCGGCGCTCATCTTCGACCTGCCGCCCTCGCGCTCGACGAAAGTGATCGGAACCTCGACGATGCTCGCCCCGAACCGCTCAAGCGTCCAGGCGAGTTCGACCTGAAAACCATAGCCGTGTGAGGTGAGGGTGCCGAGGGGCACCGACGCGAGTGCACTCGCCCGGATGGCGCGGAACCCGCTCGTCGCGTCGCGCAGCCGAGAACCGAGCACCAGGCGCGTCACCGCGGTGCCCGCGCGTGAGATCCACTGTCGATATCGCGGCCAGCCGTGAATGACGCCTCCGGGGACCCAGCGCGAACCCAGGGCGAGATCGGCCCCTCCCGCGACCGCCTTGAGCAGAGACGGGAGCTGCTCGGGCAGGTGCGACCCGTCGGCGTCGATCTCGATGGCCACTGTGTAGCCCTCGGCGAGTGCACACTCAAACCCCGCGATGTACGCCGTCCCGAGGCCCAACTTTCCCGGCCGATGCAGCACGCGAACGGCCGGATCCTGCGCCGCCAACGCGTCGACGATCGCGCCCGTGCCGTCGGGGCTCGCGTCGTCGACGACCAAGATGTCGGCGTGCGGGACCGCGGCGCGCACTCGCGCGATCACGGCCCCGATGGTGGCCGCCTCGTTGTAGCTCGGCATCACGACGAGAATGCGGGGGAGCGCCACGCTACTTCCCCGCGAGCGCGCGCAGGCCGTCGGCGTCGTGCGCAGACGTACCGTCGCGGTGCTCGCGCATCAGCCGCTCAATCTCGGCGGGAACCGCCCCCGCGGCGATGCGGTCGAGCAGCTCGGTGTGTTCCTGCGACAGCCGTTCGGCGATGTCGGCGCTGTACCCGATGACGGCCGCCCGGACGGCGGCAATGCGCAGCTGCCCGCGCTCGAGCGTCTCGCGCAAATACCGGTTCGGGCAGGCCGACTGCAGGATCCGGTGGAACTCCAGGCTGCCTTCGTTGTAGCGGTGGAAGTCGCCGTCTCGGTGCGCCGCGTCCATGTCTCGGTTGAGTTCCCGTGCGTGGTCGAGCTCGTCAAGCGTGAGGTGCGGGGCCGAGAGGGACACAGCGAGCGCCTCGAGCACGGCCTGCGTCTGCATGACGTCGCGGTAGGCGTTCGGCCCCACCTCCGCCACGCGCGCGCCGCGATGGTGCTCGACGATGATCACGCCCTCGGACTGCAGGCGGCGCAGCGCCTCGCGTACCGGAATCATGCTCACCCCGGTCTCGCTCGCGATGATGCCGATATTCAAGTTCTGACCTGGAACCAGCCGGCCGCCGACGACGCCCTCAAGCAGGTGGTCATAGACCCGTTGAGACTTGCTCGGCGTCGGGGAAGCGGTCATATCAATCACTGTATCGCGGCCTACGCGCCTGCGCCCGGGGACCGCCGACCTAGGCGGACAGCGTGCGCGGGGTGGCGCGCGCGTACTGCTCGACGAACCGACCCAGCACGAGGTGCGAGGCGCGGACGTCAGCGGTGGCGACGCCGTGCAGGATCTCCCCGATCGTCTCGGGGGCGAAGTAGCCGTGCTGTGAGTAGGCCTCGACCCTGGCCGCCATCGCGGCCTGATCAAGCTCGGGGTGGAACTGGGTCGCGTAGACGTTCTCGCCCACCCGGAAGGCCTGCACCGGGCAGCTGGGCGAGCTCGCGAGCACGGCGATATGCGCGGGGACGTCGCTGATAGCCTCCTTGTGACCGACGAACGCCTCGAACTCCGGCGGCAGCTCCCGAAACAGCGGGTCGACGAGCCCGGCCTCGGTCAGCGCGATCCGCACCGCCTGGGAGGTCTCGCCGTAGACGTTGTTGACGGTGGCTCCCTGATGCGCGCCGATGGTCCCGATGCCGTAACAGACCCCGAGGAACGGCACGTCTCGCGCCACCACTTCGTCGAGCAGTTCCGCGAGCTCTCGCTCGACGCGCAGCTCGACCGCTGACTTACGCTCGATGGGCTCGCTCACGGTGAACGGGCTTCCCGCCAGGATCACACCGGAGTAGCTGGCAAGGTCGAGCTGGCCGAGCGGGGCCTGGTCAGCGCGACGCCATTCGAGGTCGTCGCCCTCGAGCCCCGTGAGGGTGCAATACGAGGCATACTCCCCGGCGGCGACTTCGTCGTCGTCGCGGGTAGTGATGAGGAGAAACGGCTGCATGGGTTCTACCGTATCGGCAGAGCCCCCGGCACGTTCTGAGAGAGGAACACGAAGACGTCGTCGAGCTCGTCACGACTGACGGAGTGGCCGACGCCGGGGTACTCGCGCGCTTCGAGCGTCGAGTGCGTCGGCAGCCACGTGGCGGTGCGCGCGATTGCCTCTGCGCCGATGACGGGGTCGGCGACGTCTCGGCCCCAGAACAGGGGCGGGCGGAGCGCTTCGAGTTCGGCATCGCCCGGGAACACGCCAGGGGCGGTGAAGCCCGAGCAGTTGACGGCCGCGGCAAACCGTTGCGGCCGCGCGCGCAGCATCGAGGTGGCCATCACCCCGCCCTGGGAAAAGCCCATCACTGCGGAAGTCACCTGCGCGCCGGGCACGCGCGCTTCGACGTCATCGAGCCACTCCAGCACCGCCTGCGCGGCCAGCCAGGCGGCGTTCTCGGCACGGGACTCGGGGGCCGCGTCAGCCGACTGCAGCGACTCAGGGAACCAGGTGTACCCGCCGGTCAGAGGCGCGGCGACCGCGAACGGTGCGCGCAGCGACGCACAGACGAAGCCCTGGGGGAGCAGCGGCACGAGCCCGATCAGGTCACCCTCGTGCGAGCCGAGCCCGTGCATGAGGATGAGCAGCGGCCGTTCGGCGAGCGCGGCGACTGCGGAGGCTTCGTCGGCGGGCACGCCGCCGATCGTCCAACGAATGACCTGGGGATCGAGCGCGAGGGCGTGCATGCCGCCCAGACTAGCGATGAATGGTGAGTGATGCCTCTCCCCAGAGCCGCCCGCGTCAGGCAGAATGGCACCATGAGTGTGGACACCG
This genomic stretch from Leucobacter sp. CX169 harbors:
- a CDS encoding polyprenol monophosphomannose synthase, with the translated sequence MPSYNEAATIGAVIARVRAAVPHADILVVDDASPDGTGAIVDALAAQDPAVRVLHRPGKLGLGTAYIAGFECALAEGYTVAIEIDADGSHLPEQLPSLLKAVAGGADLALGSRWVPGGVIHGWPRYRQWISRAGTAVTRLVLGSRLRDATSGFRAIRASALASVPLGTLTSHGYGFQVELAWTLERFGASIVEVPITFVEREGGRSKMSAAIVLEALYAVLRWGFMRRFRPGRLPTPVAGTPLSKSK
- a CDS encoding GntR family transcriptional regulator; translation: MTASPTPSKSQRVYDHLLEGVVGGRLVPGQNLNIGIIASETGVSMIPVREALRRLQSEGVIIVEHHRGARVAEVGPNAYRDVMQTQAVLEALAVSLSAPHLTLDELDHARELNRDMDAAHRDGDFHRYNEGSLEFHRILQSACPNRYLRETLERGQLRIAAVRAAVIGYSADIAERLSQEHTELLDRIAAGAVPAEIERLMREHRDGTSAHDADGLRALAGK
- a CDS encoding glutamine amidotransferase translates to MQPFLLITTRDDDEVAAGEYASYCTLTGLEGDDLEWRRADQAPLGQLDLASYSGVILAGSPFTVSEPIERKSAVELRVERELAELLDEVVARDVPFLGVCYGIGTIGAHQGATVNNVYGETSQAVRIALTEAGLVDPLFRELPPEFEAFVGHKEAISDVPAHIAVLASSPSCPVQAFRVGENVYATQFHPELDQAAMAARVEAYSQHGYFAPETIGEILHGVATADVRASHLVLGRFVEQYARATPRTLSA
- a CDS encoding alpha/beta hydrolase; its protein translation is MHALALDPQVIRWTIGGVPADEASAVAALAERPLLILMHGLGSHEGDLIGLVPLLPQGFVCASLRAPFAVAAPLTGGYTWFPESLQSADAAPESRAENAAWLAAQAVLEWLDDVEARVPGAQVTSAVMGFSQGGVMATSMLRARPQRFAAAVNCSGFTAPGVFPGDAELEALRPPLFWGRDVADPVIGAEAIARTATWLPTHSTLEAREYPGVGHSVSRDELDDVFVFLSQNVPGALPIR